A genomic segment from Montipora foliosa isolate CH-2021 chromosome 9, ASM3666993v2, whole genome shotgun sequence encodes:
- the LOC137969387 gene encoding uncharacterized protein, whose translation MLTYFMLLSWRFISLLLYSIHATDCFFREKVASYRCKNFTIFSYAKELEISWQVSSFINSLIVILVLVTVPRYGGYLSALRNNSKHARFWSLFAQLAVAVCYNIIVICTETVRISKVIEVMFIFGEISSTLVVYLWNTVPSPWREPRDPAKNLAYTLTLVVFILENLYLFILISTQAAFQVTGVNNFRETPSTLQAVTIVVNAAEATFYYAIMKFFWNKWFDDRRNLLINDNV comes from the coding sequence ATGTTAACGTATTTTATGCTTCTTTCATGGCGATTCATCAGCTTGCTGCTCTACAGCATTCATGCCACAGATTGCTTCTTCCGGGAAAAGGTTGCTAGTTATCGCTGCAAAAACTTCACGATCTTCTCGTACGCAAAAGAACTGGAAATAAGCTGGCAAGTGAGTTCGTTTATCAATTCTCTGATTGTTATTCTTGTTCTTGTGACAGTGCCTCGTTATGGGGGATATCTTTCCGCTCTTCGAAACAACTCGAAACATGCCCGGTTTTGGTCGCTTTTTGCTCAGTTGGCAGTTGCTGTTTGTTACAACATCATTGTCATTTGCACTGAGACAGTTAGGATAAGTAAAGTTATTGAGGTTATGTTCATTTTCGGAGAGATTTCCTCCACTCTCGTCGTGTATCTGTGGAATACTGTGCCCTCGCCTTGGAGGGAACCTAGAGACCCCGCTAAGAATTTGGCGTATACGCTTACTTTGGTTGTATTCATTCTGGAGAATTTGTATTTATTCATCTTGATTTCCACGCAAGCAGCTTTCCAAGTAACGGGAGTGAACAACTTTCGTGAAACCCCATCCACACTACAGGCAGTTACTATAGTGGTCAATGCTGCAGAAGCCACCTTTTATTACGCCATAATGAAGTTTTTCTGGAATAAGTGGTTTGATGATCGAAGAAATCTTTTGATCAATGATAATGTTTGA